The DNA sequence ATCTGGTCGCCGAGCCAGATTCCGTCCAAGCAGCATCCGGCGCTCGGCGCCGGCATTCCGCCCGAGAACGTGACGTTCCATCTCGTGCGGGCGGGCGGCGGATTCGGCCGGCGGCTCGTGAGCGAGTACGACATCGAGGTGGCGCGGATCGCCAGGGTCGTCACCGAGGAGCGGGCAGCCGCGGGGCTGCCGAGCGTCCCGGTCAAGCTGCTGTGGTCGCGCGAAGACGACATGGCGCACGACCAGTACCGGCCGACCGGCTACCACTTCTTCAAGGCCGGCCTCGACGCGAACGGCAAACTGATCGCCTATCGCGATTTCGTCCCCAGCACCAACTCCGTCGTCCCCGCCAACGAGTTCCCGCGCGGGTTCGTGGAGAACGTGCTGATCACGTCCGAGAACGTGACGCCCTTCGGCATCCCCGTCGGTGCGCTGCGCGCCCCGCCTACCAACGGGATTTCGTTCGTGAAGCAGGGCTTCATCGACGAGATCGCCGTCGCGGCGGGCAAGGATCCGCTGCAGTACCGGATCGATCTGCTGAACAATCCGGTCGGCGCCGGACCGGCCGGCGGGTTCAACCCGGCGCGCGCGCGCGGCGTGCTCGAGGCCGTGCGCGAGATGTCGGCGTGGGATCGCCGCGGTTCGCTGCCCAAGGGCACCGGCAAAGGCGTCGCGTTCCAGTTCGCGCACGCCGGTTATGTGGCGTATGTCGTCGAGGTCTCGGTTGACGCGAAGAAGGCCATCAGGGTCAACCGGGCGTGGTGTGCCGTGGACATCGGCCGGCAGATCGTCAACCCGAGCGCGTCGGAGAATCTGGTGCACGGCGGCTTCATCGAGGGGATGAGCCACCTGATGTCCTGGGCGATCACGATCGACAAGGGACGTGTCGTCCAGCGGAACTTCAATCAGTACCAGCCGACGCGCATGCAGCATGCCCCGGCCAGCATCGAGGTCCGGTTCCTGCAGACCGACTTCGATCCGACCGGGCTCGGCGAGCCGTCCCTGCCGCCGGCCGTCCCGGCGATCGCCAACGCCATCTTCGCGGCGACCGGCGTTCGCATCCGGTCGTTGCCGCTGGAGAATCAAGGCTACCGCTGGACCTGATCATCCGGGGGACTTCGTCCCCCGGACCCCCTTACACCCTCGGTTCCCAGGCCAGGCATGTCCCTCGCCGGATCGATCTCTCTCGTTCTCGGCGCGCTCGTCTGCGTCATGAGCGGTCGCGCGCATTCGTCGATGCAGCAGCGGACGCTCGCGGCGCACGACTTCGAGTCGTCTCGCCATGGATGGCTCGTGTCAGGAGACACTGGCCAGTCAGAGCCCCGGCTCCACGCGGCCGGCGGTCATCCCGGCGGCTACATCTCGCACGTCGACGAAGCGGTGGGGGAAACCTGGTACTTCCTGGCGCCCGAGAGCGTGCTGACCGCGCTCCGCGCCGCCGAGAACGGCACGCTGAGTTACAGCCTCAAACAGTCGGCCGAGATACCTGGCGTTCTGGACGATGACGTCATCATCGTGGGACCGGCGGGACGGCTGTCGTACCGGTTTCCGACGTCGCCCGGTACCGGCTGGACGCCGTTTTCGGTGAAGCTCACCGCCGCCGCCGGCTGGCGCTGGAACTGGAACGCGCCGGCCACTCAGGAACAGATCCGCCGCGTGCTCGCGAACGCGACGAGCCTGGAGATTCGCG is a window from the Vicinamibacterales bacterium genome containing:
- a CDS encoding laminin B domain-containing protein yields the protein MSLAGSISLVLGALVCVMSGRAHSSMQQRTLAAHDFESSRHGWLVSGDTGQSEPRLHAAGGHPGGYISHVDEAVGETWYFLAPESVLTALRAAENGTLSYSLKQSAEIPGVLDDDVIIVGPAGRLSYRFPTSPGTGWTPFSVKLTAAAGWRWNWNAPATQEQIRRVLANATSLEIRGEYHTGPDEGGLDNVVVRAGG